In the genome of Pseudoglutamicibacter cumminsii, one region contains:
- a CDS encoding Imm44 family immunity protein, whose protein sequence is MRLWNSAEAEHTVGHAYSTIANEIEKIVNSYIEDKQFSDAYEDWCWAYIAILEGPIMQKMKLPEVVRRNNKQKDLEFRLKIDYQSFLDGDHNRRLGLIIDSLNRCLNHPKMTKTWKVPESDIAILKQALQAAEQEMRQD, encoded by the coding sequence ATGAGACTGTGGAATTCCGCTGAAGCAGAGCACACTGTAGGGCACGCATACAGCACGATTGCGAATGAGATTGAGAAAATAGTTAATTCATATATTGAGGACAAACAGTTTTCTGATGCATATGAAGACTGGTGCTGGGCATACATTGCGATCCTAGAAGGACCGATAATGCAGAAAATGAAGCTGCCCGAGGTTGTGCGCCGCAACAATAAACAAAAGGATTTAGAGTTTCGACTGAAAATCGACTATCAGTCTTTCCTTGATGGCGACCATAATCGACGACTCGGACTAATTATCGATTCCTTGAATCGCTGCTTAAACCATCCAAAAATGACGAAAACTTGGAAAGTACCCGAAAGCGACATAGCCATTCTCAAACAAGCGCTACAGGCAGCAGAGCAAGAAATGAGGCAAGATTAA
- a CDS encoding DUF2625 family protein, whose product MNDIESLIAVDDPAWPHLQQALAESDAVALPVDPERGQRSLWGLQVSAASTMGAVALHTGGIVADHGWVRLYGGGSEHLPSIAEANGLSGPVPEPPGALVVGHDVLGGLFAIDGGALGVAPGEVCYFGPDTLAWDGLGGGYSAFLQAALSGALDVVFESLRWPGWQEDVASLALSQGIALYPPPSTIEGSDVSKASRSVVSIQELLGTA is encoded by the coding sequence ATGAACGATATCGAAAGCCTCATCGCCGTCGACGACCCGGCCTGGCCCCATCTTCAGCAGGCGTTAGCTGAATCCGATGCTGTCGCGCTTCCCGTCGACCCGGAGCGAGGGCAGCGTTCGCTGTGGGGGTTGCAGGTCAGTGCCGCGTCGACGATGGGGGCCGTCGCGTTGCACACCGGGGGCATCGTCGCCGACCACGGTTGGGTTCGTTTGTACGGCGGCGGCAGCGAGCATCTGCCGAGCATCGCTGAAGCGAACGGGCTGAGCGGCCCAGTTCCAGAACCGCCCGGTGCGCTCGTTGTCGGGCATGACGTCTTGGGTGGCCTGTTCGCCATCGATGGCGGTGCGCTGGGTGTTGCGCCCGGTGAAGTGTGTTACTTCGGTCCGGACACCCTCGCATGGGATGGACTCGGTGGCGGTTACTCGGCATTCCTACAGGCTGCGCTGAGCGGTGCGCTCGACGTGGTGTTCGAGTCGCTGCGCTGGCCTGGTTGGCAGGAGGACGTGGCGTCGTTGGCGTTGTCGCAGGGCATCGCCCTCTACCCTCCGCCGTCCACCATTGAGGGCAGTGACGTGAGCAAGGCGTCAAGGTCGGTTGTCAGCATCCAGGAGTTGCTGGGTACTGCGTGA
- a CDS encoding copper-translocating P-type ATPase, whose product MSTPHHSGDHHGDHPAPETDHTHHPDHARHEHHADADTHGQAMPHDHPHSALDQDHHVHGHGEHAGHSTAMFRDRFWWSLILSIPVVIFSPMVAHLLGYHLPAFPGSTWIPPVLGTIIFVYGGTPFLKGGWKELKSRQPGMMLLIAMAITVAFVASWVTTLGLGGFELDFWWELALLVTIMLLGHWLEMSALGAASSALDALATLLPDEAEKVIDGTTRTVAISELVVDDVVLVRAGARVPADGTILDGAAEFDEAMITGESRPVFRDTGDKVVAGTVATDNTVRIRVEATGGDTALAGIQRMVADAQESSSRAQALADRAAALLFWFALISALITAVVWTIIGSPDDAVVRTVTVLVIACPHALGLAIPLVIAISSERAAKAGVLIKDRMTLERMRTIDVVLFDKTGTLTEGAHAVTGVAAAVGVTEGELLALAAAAEADSEHPVARAIVEAAAAHPEASRRRIRATGFSAASGRGVRATVDGAEILVGGPNMLREFNLAIPAELTDTTSAWTGRGAGVLHIVRDGQIIGAVAVEDKIRPESHAAVKALQDRGVKVAMITGDAQQVAHAVGQDLGIDEVFAEVLPQDKDTKVTQLQDRGLSVAMVGDGVNDAPALTRAEVGIAIGAGTDVAMESAGVVLASDDPRAVLSMIELSQASYRKMIQNLIWASGYNILAVPLAAGVLASIGFVLSPAVGAILMSASTIVVALNAQLLRRIDLDPAHLAPAESKAEHTTPTPASTAVH is encoded by the coding sequence ATGAGTACTCCCCACCATTCCGGTGATCACCATGGTGATCACCCCGCTCCGGAAACAGACCACACCCACCACCCGGATCATGCCAGGCACGAACACCACGCAGATGCCGACACCCACGGCCAGGCGATGCCCCACGATCACCCGCACTCCGCCTTGGATCAAGACCACCACGTTCATGGTCACGGCGAACACGCCGGACACAGCACCGCAATGTTTCGGGACCGCTTCTGGTGGTCGCTGATCCTGTCCATTCCTGTCGTTATTTTCAGCCCCATGGTCGCCCACCTGCTCGGCTACCACCTCCCGGCATTCCCCGGATCCACTTGGATCCCCCCGGTGCTGGGCACGATCATCTTCGTCTACGGCGGAACGCCTTTCCTCAAGGGCGGATGGAAAGAACTGAAATCCCGCCAACCCGGGATGATGCTCCTGATCGCCATGGCCATCACTGTGGCGTTTGTTGCCTCCTGGGTCACCACTCTGGGGCTGGGCGGTTTTGAGCTGGACTTCTGGTGGGAGCTGGCTCTGCTGGTGACTATCATGTTGCTGGGCCACTGGCTGGAGATGAGCGCTCTCGGGGCCGCGTCCTCCGCGCTTGACGCGCTGGCTACCCTGCTGCCGGATGAGGCCGAGAAAGTCATCGACGGGACCACCCGCACCGTGGCCATCTCCGAGCTGGTCGTCGACGACGTCGTGCTGGTGAGGGCCGGTGCCCGGGTGCCGGCCGATGGAACCATCCTCGACGGAGCCGCCGAATTCGATGAGGCGATGATCACCGGCGAATCCCGTCCCGTCTTCCGCGACACCGGTGACAAGGTGGTCGCCGGTACCGTGGCCACCGACAACACCGTCCGCATCCGGGTGGAGGCTACCGGCGGGGACACCGCCCTGGCCGGGATCCAACGCATGGTTGCCGACGCCCAGGAGTCCTCCTCCCGGGCCCAGGCCCTGGCGGATCGGGCGGCGGCGTTGTTGTTCTGGTTCGCGCTGATCTCCGCTCTGATCACCGCGGTGGTGTGGACCATCATCGGCAGCCCGGACGATGCCGTGGTGCGCACGGTCACGGTGCTGGTCATCGCTTGTCCGCACGCCCTGGGCCTGGCGATTCCGCTGGTCATTGCGATCTCCAGCGAGCGGGCCGCGAAAGCCGGGGTGCTCATCAAGGACCGAATGACGCTCGAGCGGATGCGCACCATCGACGTGGTGCTATTCGACAAAACCGGCACCCTGACCGAGGGTGCGCACGCGGTCACCGGTGTCGCGGCAGCTGTCGGAGTCACCGAGGGCGAGTTGCTGGCCCTGGCCGCCGCCGCGGAGGCCGACAGCGAGCACCCCGTGGCCCGCGCCATCGTGGAGGCCGCGGCCGCCCACCCCGAGGCCTCCCGTCGACGAATCCGTGCAACTGGTTTCAGCGCCGCCTCCGGTCGGGGGGTCCGGGCCACTGTCGATGGCGCTGAGATCCTCGTGGGCGGGCCGAACATGCTGCGCGAGTTCAACCTCGCCATCCCGGCCGAGCTTACCGACACCACCAGCGCCTGGACCGGGCGTGGGGCTGGTGTGCTCCATATTGTCCGCGACGGTCAGATCATCGGTGCGGTGGCCGTCGAGGACAAGATCCGCCCCGAATCCCACGCCGCCGTGAAAGCCCTGCAGGACCGCGGGGTGAAGGTCGCGATGATCACCGGCGACGCCCAGCAGGTGGCCCACGCGGTCGGTCAGGACTTAGGCATTGATGAGGTCTTCGCCGAGGTCCTGCCACAGGACAAAGACACCAAGGTCACGCAGTTGCAGGACCGAGGTTTGAGCGTGGCCATGGTCGGTGACGGTGTCAATGACGCCCCCGCTCTGACCCGCGCGGAGGTCGGTATCGCCATCGGTGCCGGCACGGATGTGGCCATGGAATCTGCCGGGGTGGTCCTAGCCAGTGATGACCCGCGGGCAGTGCTGTCGATGATTGAGCTGTCCCAGGCCAGCTACCGCAAGATGATCCAGAACCTGATCTGGGCCTCTGGCTACAACATCCTCGCCGTGCCGCTGGCCGCCGGAGTGCTCGCCTCGATCGGGTTCGTGCTGTCCCCGGCCGTGGGCGCGATCTTGATGTCTGCCTCGACCATCGTGGTGGCCCTGAACGCCCAGCTGTTGCGCCGCATTGATCTGGATCCGGCTCACCTGGCTCCGGCCGAGTCGAAGGCTGAACACACCACGCCTACTCCGGCATCCACCGCTGTCCACTGA
- a CDS encoding DUF4261 domain-containing protein, which produces MFGLFGKRSGKAIKSTRPEPTYDMNDDPVIGYVLLREAVSRERIVEALNDYVSEDDQLEWDEDAADEDSLGCSINGLWISISLTDAPFPDGEAQGVLQPVFGGDDPEAIEQHRAFLIVAGVPALSKGHSGGEAPFSHQDAVILQVQAVRSLLLLPEAVGYYSGDVGTSYGKETYLTITDAENPMPAAFIGPVWVRPGEDDTWNAYSIGLPKWGIPDIQVVGSKREPMELFGYLTDIVDYQIRGGRIRAGETLGRDENEKIMTSWQPSIVDEGQTALQLEM; this is translated from the coding sequence ATGTTCGGACTGTTTGGCAAACGTTCTGGAAAAGCGATCAAAAGCACGCGCCCTGAGCCCACCTATGATATGAATGACGACCCGGTCATCGGCTACGTGCTGTTGCGTGAGGCGGTCAGTAGGGAGCGGATTGTCGAGGCCCTGAATGATTACGTCAGTGAAGACGACCAGCTTGAATGGGATGAGGACGCGGCTGATGAAGACAGCTTAGGGTGCTCGATCAATGGGCTCTGGATATCGATTTCGCTGACGGACGCGCCGTTTCCCGACGGCGAGGCGCAGGGGGTACTCCAGCCAGTGTTTGGTGGCGACGATCCCGAAGCCATCGAACAACACCGCGCCTTCCTCATCGTGGCAGGCGTGCCCGCTTTGTCGAAGGGACATAGTGGCGGTGAAGCTCCGTTTAGTCACCAGGATGCCGTTATTTTACAGGTGCAGGCCGTGCGTTCGTTGTTGCTTCTTCCGGAAGCCGTTGGCTACTACTCCGGAGACGTGGGCACCAGCTATGGCAAAGAGACCTACCTGACAATAACTGACGCAGAGAACCCGATGCCCGCGGCGTTCATCGGGCCGGTATGGGTGAGGCCGGGCGAGGACGATACCTGGAACGCGTATTCGATCGGCCTGCCGAAATGGGGCATTCCAGATATTCAAGTGGTCGGGTCGAAGCGTGAGCCCATGGAATTGTTCGGATACCTGACGGACATCGTCGACTACCAAATTCGGGGTGGTCGCATCCGGGCAGGAGAGACCCTCGGACGCGACGAGAACGAGAAGATCATGACGTCGTGGCAGCCGAGCATCGTCGACGAGGGACAGACCGCCCTTCAGCTGGAGATGTGA
- a CDS encoding SMI1/KNR4 family protein → MKLIDPNELFSSLEQLDPAIKDKGKIPDIDATYTEFIHRYAGVSLTPDIVLYGYQKVLEWNRRARGDGLPEDLLLIGQSGQGDEWFLSARRKTVFFFDHDQGEYGGPESFLDLKIDFTGFLRMAFLLSELEEKLDEGQEIDEYEQEVSDLLNSIHPQLRVRFPFNYFE, encoded by the coding sequence GTGAAGTTGATTGATCCGAACGAGCTTTTTAGTTCTCTTGAGCAGCTTGATCCCGCCATAAAAGACAAAGGCAAGATCCCTGACATCGATGCAACGTACACCGAGTTCATTCATCGTTATGCCGGGGTAAGTCTCACGCCGGACATTGTTCTGTATGGCTATCAGAAGGTGCTCGAGTGGAATCGTCGAGCACGTGGCGATGGTTTGCCCGAAGATCTGTTGCTTATCGGGCAGTCGGGGCAGGGCGATGAGTGGTTCTTGAGTGCACGGCGCAAGACAGTGTTCTTTTTCGATCACGACCAGGGGGAGTACGGAGGGCCAGAGAGCTTCCTCGATCTGAAGATCGACTTTACTGGTTTTCTCAGGATGGCGTTCCTGTTGTCGGAGCTCGAGGAGAAGCTTGACGAGGGGCAGGAGATTGATGAATACGAGCAGGAAGTTTCGGACCTTCTGAACAGCATCCATCCGCAACTGCGTGTGAGGTTTCCCTTCAACTATTTTGAATGA
- a CDS encoding HigA family addiction module antitoxin: MTEKLYVPIHPGEVLMEDFIEGFGITQHKLAVSFGVPPRRINEIVHGKRAITADTALRLGRYFGVEPQFWINLQGRYELELA; the protein is encoded by the coding sequence ATGACTGAGAAGCTCTACGTGCCGATTCACCCTGGCGAGGTTCTGATGGAAGACTTCATTGAGGGATTCGGCATCACGCAGCACAAGCTCGCTGTGTCTTTCGGTGTCCCTCCGCGGAGGATCAATGAGATCGTGCACGGCAAGCGCGCTATCACTGCTGATACGGCGTTGCGTCTGGGCCGGTATTTCGGAGTGGAGCCGCAGTTCTGGATCAATCTTCAGGGCCGCTATGAGCTTGAGCTGGCGTAG
- a CDS encoding HigA family addiction module antitoxin, translated as MTITDKLPPVHPGEILMEDFLKEMGVTQHKLAVSIGVPPRRINEIVHGKRAVTADTALRLGKYFGMSPQFWLGLQAQYDLDVAEDKVLAEVEQIQPVQAASA; from the coding sequence TTGACTATCACTGACAAGCTTCCACCAGTACACCCTGGTGAGATTCTCATGGAGGACTTCCTCAAGGAGATGGGGGTCACGCAGCACAAACTTGCTGTTTCCATCGGTGTTCCACCGCGCCGGATCAATGAGATCGTTCACGGGAAGCGGGCTGTTACTGCCGATACTGCTCTCCGTTTAGGGAAGTATTTTGGGATGAGCCCGCAGTTTTGGCTGGGGCTGCAAGCGCAGTACGACCTAGATGTGGCCGAGGACAAAGTCCTTGCCGAGGTTGAGCAGATTCAGCCGGTCCAAGCTGCCTCGGCGTAG
- a CDS encoding DUF305 domain-containing protein, which yields MTLNGSTMKRTLVFSALAVASTLALAACGETTESDNTDATISATSTATTTAETTETTTATTEADGEISADHNDADIMFAQMMIPHHQQAVEMSEMLLVKEGIPAQVVEFAQGVIDAQGPEIDRMNAMLEAWGQQPVTDSGGHGDHGRDGWNGSRRDG from the coding sequence ATGACCCTGAACGGCTCGACCATGAAGCGCACCCTTGTTTTTTCCGCTCTCGCCGTGGCCTCCACCCTGGCGCTGGCCGCCTGCGGTGAGACCACCGAGTCAGACAACACCGACGCCACCATCTCGGCCACCAGCACTGCGACGACTACCGCTGAGACGACCGAGACCACCACGGCGACGACTGAGGCGGACGGGGAGATCTCCGCCGATCACAACGACGCGGACATCATGTTTGCCCAGATGATGATCCCCCATCACCAGCAGGCCGTGGAGATGAGTGAGATGCTCCTGGTCAAGGAGGGTATCCCCGCCCAGGTCGTGGAGTTTGCCCAAGGGGTTATTGACGCCCAGGGACCGGAGATTGACCGGATGAACGCCATGCTCGAGGCGTGGGGCCAGCAGCCGGTCACCGACTCTGGGGGGCATGGGGACCATGGACGAGATGGGTGGAATGGATCACGGCGAGATGGGTAG
- a CDS encoding type II toxin-antitoxin system RelE/ParE family toxin, which translates to MIQSFANKDTERLWNRERVRLIDSRIHSVALRKLRQLAYVQSLEELRIPPGNRLEALKGGRRGQHSIRINSQWRICFRWTAAGPEEVEVVDYH; encoded by the coding sequence ATGATCCAGTCATTCGCCAACAAGGACACCGAGCGGTTGTGGAATCGAGAGCGGGTGCGCTTGATTGATTCCAGAATCCATTCGGTGGCACTGCGCAAGCTGCGGCAGCTTGCGTACGTGCAAAGCCTCGAGGAGCTGCGGATTCCGCCGGGAAACCGTCTCGAGGCGTTGAAAGGGGGCAGGCGGGGTCAACACAGTATTCGCATCAACAGCCAGTGGCGGATCTGCTTTCGGTGGACGGCAGCTGGTCCAGAGGAGGTCGAGGTCGTTGACTATCACTGA
- a CDS encoding DUF305 domain-containing protein has translation MTALEEAQGTEAARLYLEQMTAHHEGAVDMARDEVADGQNPHAITLAEQIINDQEAEIAQMQQMLTDL, from the coding sequence ATGACAGCCCTTGAGGAGGCCCAGGGCACCGAGGCTGCCCGCCTCTACCTGGAGCAGATGACCGCCCACCACGAAGGTGCGGTCGACATGGCCCGTGACGAGGTTGCTGACGGCCAGAATCCCCATGCGATCACCCTGGCCGAACAAATTATCAACGACCAGGAGGCCGAGATCGCCCAGATGCAGCAGATGCTCACTGACCTATGA
- a CDS encoding ribbon-helix-helix domain-containing protein: MRTINGQQVSEEQIDEWVAEAEDGYDVETLRRRGRKPRHENAAKVISIRLSPSEISDLDKYAATHGWSRSQAIREALRNAV; encoded by the coding sequence ATGAGGACGATTAATGGGCAACAGGTTAGCGAAGAACAAATCGATGAGTGGGTAGCGGAAGCCGAGGACGGCTACGATGTGGAGACGCTTCGCCGTCGAGGCAGGAAACCTCGCCACGAAAATGCGGCTAAAGTTATCTCCATTCGCCTTTCACCCAGCGAAATTTCAGACCTGGATAAATACGCGGCCACCCACGGATGGTCGAGGTCCCAGGCAATCCGAGAAGCTTTACGGAATGCCGTCTAA